A single Rattus norvegicus strain BN/NHsdMcwi chromosome 5, GRCr8, whole genome shotgun sequence DNA region contains:
- the Btbd19 gene encoding BTB/POZ domain-containing protein 19 isoform X3, with the protein MENPGLVVRGQAAPFSTALRSLINNPRYSDICFVVGQERQEVFAHRCLLACRCNFFQRLLGPGIPSPVVLSTVPAEAFLAVLEFLYTNSVKLHRYSVSLPSRGLGGREAEDARGAGETPFCSLNHSHSPHPDPVQVLEVLTAAVEYGLEELREVAVTFGLEPLQKRCIAFIETHSQEALRTRGFLELSATALLPVLRSDKLCVDEAELIQAARSWARVGAVSGVWGLDDDAEAAQAAGFCKRARGTGSRLSSIGGVGATRGRGGSSSGSRAEIGSARPSGAKRPGRTEPTGASHSGADASNQTYIHSATWGRGARTEGQGLPACMVTRFPLQVEQIVEAWKCHALRRGDAARSALCRRRRGTLPRDHHRFLDLRF; encoded by the exons ATGGAGAACCCAGGACTGGTGGTGCGTGGGCAGGCTGCACCCTTTTCCACAGCACTTCGAAGCCTCATCAACAACCCCCGGTACAG TGATATTTGCTTTGTGGTTGGTCAAGAACGGCAAGAGGTGTTTGCCCATCGGTGCTTGTTGGCCTGCAGATGTAACTTCTTCCAGAGACTTTTGGGACCTGGGATACCTAGTCCTGTGGTGCTAAGCACTGTGCCGGCCGAAGCCTTCTTAGCTGTGCTGGAGTTCCTGTATACCAACAGTGTCAAGCTGCATCGATACTCTGTGAGCCTACCAAGCAGAGGTCTGGGTGGGAGAGAAGCTGAGGATGCCAGAGGGGCGGGGGAAACTCCCTTCTGCTCCCTCAACCACTCCCACTCCCCCCACCCTGACCCCGTGCAGGTGCTGGAGgtgctcacagcagctgtggagTACGGGCTGGAGGAACTCCGAGAG GTTGCTGTAACCTTTGGTCTGGAGCCACTACAGAAGCGGTGCATAGCCTTCATAGAGACTCACAGCCAG GAGGCGCTCCGCACCCGTGGCTTCCTGGAGCTGTCCGCCACCGCACTGCTTCCCGTGCTACGCAGTGACAAGCTCTGCGTGGACGAGGCTGAGTTGATTCAGGCAGCCCGAAGCTGGGCACGTGTGGGCGCCGTGAGTGGGGTCTGGGGGTTGGACGATGACGCTGAAGCGGCGCAGGCCGCAGGATTCTGCAAGCGGGCGCGGGGCACAGGCTCAAGGCTCTCTTCCATAGGCGGTGTTGGAGCAACCCGTGGCCGAGGTGGCAGCTCCAGTGGTTCGAGAGCTGAGATTGGCTCTGCTCGCCCCAGCGGAGCTAAGCGCCCTGGAAGAACAGAACCGACGGGAGCCTCTCATTCCGGTGCGGACGCGAGTAACCAAACTTATATCCACTCTGCCACGTGGGGACGAGGAGCAAGGACCGAAGGCCAGGGACTTCCGGCCTGCATGGTGACCCGATTTCCCCTACAGGTTGAACAAATTGTGGAGGCATGGAAGTGCCACGCCCTACGCAGAGGAGATGCGGCCCGGAGCGCACTGTGCCGCCGGCGGAGGGGCACCTTGCCTCGGGATCACCATCGTTTTCTGGACCTTCGTTTCTAA